In a genomic window of Quercus lobata isolate SW786 chromosome 4, ValleyOak3.0 Primary Assembly, whole genome shotgun sequence:
- the LOC115987384 gene encoding protein LIM1 translates to MKPFGSKFSPLLVFMLVMTTLVWQGQATPCGSTFFSALVQLIPCRASVSPFSPIPPTEGCCSAIKALGQPCLCVLVNGPPISGVDRNMAMLLPEKCTANFEPCEIMK, encoded by the exons ATGAAGCCTTTCGGTTCCAAGTTTTCGCCATTGTTGGTGTTTATGTTGGTCATGACAACATTGGTGTGGCAAGGCCAAGCTACCCCTTGTGGTAGCACTTTCTTCTCAGCACTTGTTCAGCTGATACCTTGCAGGGCATCAGTTTCTCCTTTTAGCCCTATCCCACCAACTGAGGGCTGCTGCAGTGCCATTAAAGCTTTAGGCCAGCCTTGCTTGTGTGTGCTTGTGAATGGACCTCCGATATCTGGTGTGGACCGGAACATGGCCATGCTGCTCCCTGAAAAGTGCACCGCCAACTTCGAGCCAt GTGAAATCATGAAGTAA